One genomic segment of Oncorhynchus kisutch isolate 150728-3 linkage group LG15, Okis_V2, whole genome shotgun sequence includes these proteins:
- the LOC109880732 gene encoding zinc finger protein ubi-d4 isoform X1: MAAAVDSVVLGEQYYKDAMEQCHSYNARLCAERSILMPFIDSQTGVAQSNCYIWMEKRHRSAGMAPGQLYSYPSRRWRKKRRSHPPEDPRLAFPPVKSAELELGLKRDAVGAVDGSSLEALLKGEPLERRGPPDPRAPEDNPATPEPVAAMVSSHTSSGRIRKRVLDHDDYLDDLDDEDFEDETPKRRGKGKSKGRGVGNGKKKLEAAAAALEEQDKPYACDICGKRYKNRPGLSYHYTHSHLAEEEGEDREEIESPPPRRQPEAHKTPKKGPNGLALPNDYCDFCLGDSAHNQKTGQSEELVSCSDCGRSGHPSCLQFTDVMMAAVKTYRWQCIECKCCNVCGTSENDDQLLFCDDCDRGYHMYCLNPPMTEPPEGSWSCHLCLVLLKDKASIYKQQSPTTEDE; this comes from the exons ATGGCGGCGGCCGTAGATAGTGTTGT GCTCGGTGAGCAGTACTATAAGGATGCTATGGAACAGTGCCACAGCTATAATGCTCGTCTGTGTGCTGAGAGGAGCATCCTTATGCCTTTCATTGACTCTCAGACAGGTGTTGCTCAAAGCAACTGTTACATCTGGATGGAGAAGAGACACAGGAGTGCAG GCATGGCTCCTGGGCAGCTGTATAGCTATCCGTCTCGACGCTGGAGGAAGAAACGACGGTCCCACCCTCCCGAGGACCCCCGTTTGGCCTTCCCCCCGGTCAAATCAG CGGAGCTGGAGCTGGGTCTGAAACGGGATGCCGTGGGAGCGGTGGATGGCAGCAGCCTGGAGGCCTTGCTGAAGGGGGAGCCCCTGGAGAGGAGGGGCCCGCCGGACCCTCGGGCCCCGGAAGACAACCCAGCCACACCTGAACCTGTGGCTGCCATGGTCTCCAGCCACACCTCCTCTGGACGCATCCGCAAG AGGGTTCTGGACCACGATGACTACCTGGATGATCTGGATGATGAGGACTTTGAGGATGAGACCCCCAAGAGACGAGGGAAGGGCAAGTCCAAGGGTCGTGGAGTGGGAAATGGAAAGAAGAAACTGGAGGCAGCCGCTGCAGCCTTGGAGGAGCAGGACAAACCATACGCCTGTGACA tctGTGGGAAGCGCTACAAGAACCGTCCGGGCCTGAGCTACCACTACACACACTCCCATCTGgcggaggaagagggggaggacagagaggagatagagTCCCCTCCCCCCCGGCGCCAGCCTGAGGCACACAAGA CCCCTAAGAAAGGCCCTAACGGTCTGGCCCTGCCCAACGACTACTGCGACTTCTGTCTGGGAGACTCCGCCCACAACCAGAAGACCGGCCAGTCAGAGGAGCTAGTGTCCTGCTCAGACTGCGGACGCTCTG GTCACCCGTCCTGCCTGCAGTTCACAGATGTGATGATGGCAGCTGTGAAGACGTACCGCTGGCAGTGTATCGAGTGCAAGTGCTGCAACGTCTGTGGTACCTCAGAGAACGAC gaCCAGCTGCTGTTCTGTGATGACTGTGATCGAGGATACCACATGTACTGCCTCAACCCTCCTATGACTGAGCCCCCAGAAG gtaGTTGGAGTTGTCACCTTTGCCTGGTGCTGCTTAAGGACAAGGCATCCATATACAAGCAGCAGAGCCCCACCACAGAGGATGAATAG
- the LOC109880732 gene encoding zinc finger protein ubi-d4 isoform X2 — MLGEQYYKDAMEQCHSYNARLCAERSILMPFIDSQTGVAQSNCYIWMEKRHRSAGMAPGQLYSYPSRRWRKKRRSHPPEDPRLAFPPVKSAELELGLKRDAVGAVDGSSLEALLKGEPLERRGPPDPRAPEDNPATPEPVAAMVSSHTSSGRIRKRVLDHDDYLDDLDDEDFEDETPKRRGKGKSKGRGVGNGKKKLEAAAAALEEQDKPYACDICGKRYKNRPGLSYHYTHSHLAEEEGEDREEIESPPPRRQPEAHKTPKKGPNGLALPNDYCDFCLGDSAHNQKTGQSEELVSCSDCGRSGHPSCLQFTDVMMAAVKTYRWQCIECKCCNVCGTSENDDQLLFCDDCDRGYHMYCLNPPMTEPPEGSWSCHLCLVLLKDKASIYKQQSPTTEDE; from the exons AT GCTCGGTGAGCAGTACTATAAGGATGCTATGGAACAGTGCCACAGCTATAATGCTCGTCTGTGTGCTGAGAGGAGCATCCTTATGCCTTTCATTGACTCTCAGACAGGTGTTGCTCAAAGCAACTGTTACATCTGGATGGAGAAGAGACACAGGAGTGCAG GCATGGCTCCTGGGCAGCTGTATAGCTATCCGTCTCGACGCTGGAGGAAGAAACGACGGTCCCACCCTCCCGAGGACCCCCGTTTGGCCTTCCCCCCGGTCAAATCAG CGGAGCTGGAGCTGGGTCTGAAACGGGATGCCGTGGGAGCGGTGGATGGCAGCAGCCTGGAGGCCTTGCTGAAGGGGGAGCCCCTGGAGAGGAGGGGCCCGCCGGACCCTCGGGCCCCGGAAGACAACCCAGCCACACCTGAACCTGTGGCTGCCATGGTCTCCAGCCACACCTCCTCTGGACGCATCCGCAAG AGGGTTCTGGACCACGATGACTACCTGGATGATCTGGATGATGAGGACTTTGAGGATGAGACCCCCAAGAGACGAGGGAAGGGCAAGTCCAAGGGTCGTGGAGTGGGAAATGGAAAGAAGAAACTGGAGGCAGCCGCTGCAGCCTTGGAGGAGCAGGACAAACCATACGCCTGTGACA tctGTGGGAAGCGCTACAAGAACCGTCCGGGCCTGAGCTACCACTACACACACTCCCATCTGgcggaggaagagggggaggacagagaggagatagagTCCCCTCCCCCCCGGCGCCAGCCTGAGGCACACAAGA CCCCTAAGAAAGGCCCTAACGGTCTGGCCCTGCCCAACGACTACTGCGACTTCTGTCTGGGAGACTCCGCCCACAACCAGAAGACCGGCCAGTCAGAGGAGCTAGTGTCCTGCTCAGACTGCGGACGCTCTG GTCACCCGTCCTGCCTGCAGTTCACAGATGTGATGATGGCAGCTGTGAAGACGTACCGCTGGCAGTGTATCGAGTGCAAGTGCTGCAACGTCTGTGGTACCTCAGAGAACGAC gaCCAGCTGCTGTTCTGTGATGACTGTGATCGAGGATACCACATGTACTGCCTCAACCCTCCTATGACTGAGCCCCCAGAAG gtaGTTGGAGTTGTCACCTTTGCCTGGTGCTGCTTAAGGACAAGGCATCCATATACAAGCAGCAGAGCCCCACCACAGAGGATGAATAG